One window of the Fusobacterium animalis 7_1 genome contains the following:
- a CDS encoding RnfABCDGE type electron transport complex subunit D — MSTILKTGPAPHIRTAETVESVMYDVVIALIPAFAMAVYSFGVRALILTAVSVATCIATEYIWQKILKRDIEAFDGSAILTGILFAFVVPVGMGLQYVIVGNFVAITLGKIVYGGLGHNIFNPALIGRAFVQASWPVAITTFAYDGKAGATVLDAMKRGIPLTDSLIYEGGNQYINAFLGQMGGCLGETSALALLIGGVYLIYKKQIDWKVPAVMIGTVFVLTWAMGANPFMQILSGGLFLGAFFMATDMVTSPITGKGRVIFALGIGILVSLIRIKGGYPEGTAYAILIMNGVVPLIDRYIRAKKFGGVSKNGK, encoded by the coding sequence GTGAGTACAATTTTGAAAACAGGACCAGCTCCTCATATTAGAACAGCAGAAACTGTTGAGTCAGTAATGTATGATGTTGTTATAGCTTTGATACCAGCATTTGCTATGGCTGTATATTCATTTGGAGTGAGGGCTTTAATATTAACTGCTGTGTCAGTTGCAACTTGTATAGCCACTGAATATATATGGCAGAAAATATTAAAAAGAGATATAGAAGCATTTGATGGTAGTGCTATATTAACAGGTATATTATTTGCATTTGTAGTTCCTGTTGGAATGGGTTTACAATATGTGATAGTTGGAAATTTTGTAGCAATAACATTAGGAAAAATAGTTTATGGTGGTTTAGGACATAATATCTTCAACCCAGCTTTAATCGGAAGAGCATTTGTTCAAGCATCTTGGCCAGTAGCAATAACAACTTTTGCTTATGATGGAAAAGCTGGTGCAACAGTTTTGGATGCTATGAAAAGGGGTATTCCTTTAACAGATTCATTGATATATGAAGGAGGAAATCAGTATATTAATGCGTTTTTAGGACAAATGGGTGGTTGTTTAGGAGAAACATCTGCTTTGGCATTATTAATTGGTGGAGTATATTTAATTTATAAAAAACAAATAGATTGGAAAGTTCCTGCTGTTATGATAGGAACAGTATTTGTTTTAACTTGGGCAATGGGAGCAAATCCTTTCATGCAAATATTATCAGGAGGATTATTTTTAGGTGCTTTCTTTATGGCAACTGATATGGTTACAAGCCCAATAACAGGAAAAGGTAGAGTTATCTTTGCCTTAGGAATAGGAATTTTAGTATCTTTAATAAGAATAAAAGGTGGATATCCAGAAGGAACAGCTTATGCTATTTTAATAATGAATGGTGTAGTCCCTTTAATTGACAGATATATAAGAGCTAAAAAGTTTGGAGGGGTGAGCAAAAATGGAAAATAG